The DNA segment CGAAATCCTGTCTCCACACCGGTAATAAACCGCTTTTCACTTCGTGCTTGTTCAACCCGGTCCATCTCTTCAAGAAGTCGGTCACGCACTAGCGTAAATCCCTTTGTCTCCCCGACCTGGCGCAACTGAAAAATCCTACTCTCTGCCCGCTCCAACAACTCTCCTGGCGAGACACCCTCATCATAAGCCGCTTGGACTATCTCGGTGGCAGTCTGGATCAACTGGCGCTGAATCGCCTTCTCCAGAACCAGACGGGCGTGTTCTTCACAATTTGCCGAAGTTAGCACGGTATCTTGAAGACTGGACAAAAATGGCTGCCCCCCAATCGCTTCTAGCTCCTTCATTCGGCGTAATTCCGCCGTAACAGTGATAATGTCGTAGGGCATCTTTTTGTCAAACAGTGAAAGCATCGCCTCATAGATGCGCCGGTGCGCAGGGATATAGAAATGTTCAGGCTTAAGCAAGGGCATAACCCGAGGCAGGGCTTCAGGGTCCAAAAGAATCGCCCCTAAGACCGCAGCCTCTGCTTCAGGTACCTGGGGAGGTTTGCGTTCTATTGTCCTTGAATTTTCTTCCCCCATCACTTTTCACCCTTTTTTCTTAAGATTCCCGCAACAATTCTTACAAGTTCAAAAGCGAAATCGGTTTTGGGCATTTGGGGAAGGTGCTTGGTTTTGCCTGAACGGTATATTAGCGTTGGTTTAATTTGCTCAGACCCCGCGGTGGCAAAAGGATTGGCAATTATAAGGTCAAGGGATTTAGCCCGTAGTTTCATCCGTGCGTGCGCGAGTGAATCATCTTGAGAAAAACCAATGAGAATAGGACGGTGAGGCACTTTCGCTACTTCTGTAAGGATGTCGGGAGTACGTTTTAATGTCAAAGTGACTTCTTCTTGATGGTATTTTGCTTTTCCCACCGAACTGGGTTGATAGTCAGCCACCGCCGCACACATCACCAAGATTTTCACTTTAGGGAGTAACTTCAAAACTACCTCTGCCATCTCTGCGGTTGTTCGAACCCGGATTACATTTTCGGGCAGGGTTACAGACACTGCACCGGCAACAACAGTAGTCTCCGCACCAGCAGCAGCAAAAGCGCGGGCAACCTCAACCCCCATAAGCCCACTTGAACGATTGGTAACCACCCGCACCGGATCGATTGATTCCTCAGTCCTACCCGTAGTGATCAGTACGGGGATACCTCTCAAGTCCGGTAGCTTGCCAAGCACGGCTCGACAGAAATAAAGAATTGTCTCTGGTGGAGCCATTCTGCCGACACCCGTTTCCCCACAAGCCAGCGCACCTGTCTCGGGCTGAATAAAACGGTAACCCAACTCAGTAAGACGGCTGATATTAGCTTGCACAATCGGATTGCACCACATATTACTGTTCATTGCCGGTGCCAA comes from the candidate division WOR-3 bacterium genome and includes:
- the coaBC gene encoding bifunctional phosphopantothenoylcysteine decarboxylase/phosphopantothenate--cysteine ligase CoaBC gives rise to the protein MEKVEVLLGVTGSIAAYKALDLLRLFKKTGWNVTVVMTRSATQLVTPESFRALSGRAVAFELFPKERVSSAGVEHIELATQPDLIVVAPATANIIGKLAAGIADDLLSTLLLAVPQKKVTAGRVVLAPAMNSNMWCNPIVQANISRLTELGYRFIQPETGALACGETGVGRMAPPETILYFCRAVLGKLPDLRGIPVLITTGRTEESIDPVRVVTNRSSGLMGVEVARAFAAAGAETTVVAGAVSVTLPENVIRVRTTAEMAEVVLKLLPKVKILVMCAAVADYQPSSVGKAKYHQEEVTLTLKRTPDILTEVAKVPHRPILIGFSQDDSLAHARMKLRAKSLDLIIANPFATAGSEQIKPTLIYRSGKTKHLPQMPKTDFAFELVRIVAGILRKKGEK